Proteins co-encoded in one Metabacillus sp. KUDC1714 genomic window:
- a CDS encoding cytochrome d ubiquinol oxidase subunit II, producing the protein MTTDSLLAITVLWGFVFIYAVMATMDFGAGFWSMIYINKEKTNATNIANRYLSPTWEVTNVFIVAIVIALVSFFPGATFILGTVLLLPGSFILILLALRSGFLVFSHVAKDYEKALTYVSGISGFIIPALLMLVLPITHGGYIEVINDVHQLKFDALLTSPNTYAFIGFAVSSTLFLSSLLLADYSNVADELEAYRVYRRDALILGPISLIMALFIMLTLKNEANWLYTNMLEYMPYLIGSVVSFFIAGAALFLPSAKHNHRIGRPRLAVIAVTIQYLLASFAYGRAHLPYMIYPDVTIQSGFTHPNTFRALFITYIVGFLILFPGFVYFWKLFMKDKRYMKQNES; encoded by the coding sequence ATGACAACAGATTCATTACTGGCCATTACGGTATTATGGGGCTTTGTTTTTATTTATGCCGTAATGGCAACAATGGATTTTGGTGCGGGTTTCTGGTCAATGATTTATATTAATAAAGAAAAAACAAATGCAACAAATATCGCAAATCGTTATCTCTCACCAACTTGGGAGGTAACCAATGTTTTTATCGTAGCAATCGTCATTGCGCTCGTTAGTTTTTTCCCTGGAGCAACATTTATTCTTGGGACGGTTTTACTTTTGCCTGGAAGCTTTATTTTAATTTTACTTGCGTTACGAAGTGGATTTTTAGTATTCTCCCATGTAGCAAAGGATTATGAAAAAGCTTTAACATATGTTTCTGGAATTTCAGGCTTTATTATACCCGCTTTATTGATGCTCGTTCTTCCAATTACTCATGGTGGTTATATTGAAGTTATCAACGATGTTCATCAATTAAAATTTGATGCCTTGTTAACTAGTCCGAATACATATGCCTTTATCGGATTTGCAGTAAGTAGCACCCTTTTCTTATCCTCTTTATTACTTGCAGATTATTCAAATGTTGCCGATGAATTAGAAGCATACCGAGTTTATCGACGTGATGCACTCATTCTAGGTCCAATTTCTTTGATCATGGCACTATTCATTATGCTAACATTAAAAAATGAAGCGAATTGGCTTTATACAAATATGTTAGAGTATATGCCTTATCTAATTGGTTCAGTTGTTTCATTTTTTATTGCGGGAGCAGCATTATTTTTACCATCTGCTAAACATAACCACCGTATTGGTCGACCAAGGTTAGCTGTTATTGCAGTGACAATCCAATACTTACTTGCAAGCTTTGCTTATGGCAGAGCACATTTACCCTACATGATTTATCCGGATGTAACAATTCAATCTGGATTTACTCATCCAAATACATTTAGAGCATTATTTATTACTTACATTGTCGGATTCCTCATTCTATTTCCAGGGTTTGTTTACTTTTGGAAGCTGTTTATGAAGGATAAACGTTATATGAAGCAAAATGAATCTTAA
- a CDS encoding DUF1540 domain-containing protein — protein sequence MAQDVLCEVNNCNYWGKGNKCKADAIYVVSHTGEQASSSKETDCKTFEPTDA from the coding sequence ATGGCACAAGATGTATTATGCGAAGTGAATAACTGTAATTATTGGGGAAAAGGCAACAAGTGTAAAGCTGATGCAATCTATGTTGTTAGTCATACAGGGGAGCAAGCTAGCAGCAGCAAAGAAACTGATTGCAAAACGTTCGAACCAACTGATGCTTAA